The Nostoc sp. 'Peltigera membranacea cyanobiont' N6 genome contains the following window.
TTTACCCCAAAAAAGGAACTACGACTACGAGATACTATATTTAAACCCCTGCAAAGTAACGCTGGCGGTTATCAGAAAGCAGACACAAATGGCTACCAAGTTTTGCTTAATTACCGTTCTGGTCATCAAATTGCCCAGCAGGTAAGTATTACAGAAGTGCTTGAAAATCAAGTTAAACCAGATTTGGTGAAAGACCGCATCGTTTTAATTGGTTCAACAGCTAATAGTTTAAATGATATTTTTAATACGCCTTTTGCTACTGGTAAATCAGATAATTCCGGCAAAATGGCAGGAATTGAAATTCATGCCCACAGTATTAGTCAAATTCTTAGTGCTGTTCTTAACAAACAGCCTCTATTTTGGTTTCTACCTGAGTGGGGGAAAGTCCTGTGGATATGGGGATGGACTGTAGTTGGTGGGTTACTGGTATCGCGGATTCAGCATCCGCTAGGCTTAGGACTAGCAGGAGCAACAGCCCTTGCTTTGTTATTTGGAGGCAATTTTGTCATTTTTACCCAAGCTGGATGGTTCCCAGTAATCCCTCCGGCGTTGGGGTTAGTATTTACCGCCGGGAGTGTCCTTGCCTATAGTGCTTATCAAACGAAACAAGAACAACAAGAAATTACCCAACGGGTTCAAGAACACCAACAATTAATTGTGGAATTGCAAGGTCTTTTACGGCAGCGCGGTGATGCCTTAAATGAAGCACCAACTGTAATTGCTGATTCCATCGGGCAAGATATTGCACTAGGAACCCTACTAAACAACCGCTATAAAATTACTCAAGGCTTGGGTTATGGTGGATTTAGTAATACTTATTTAGCTGATGATATCCAGCGTCCTGGTAATCCGCAGTGTGTGGTTAAACAGTTGCGTCCCCCCCGCCAAGATGCAGAATATTTAAATGTCGTCAGACGATTATTTGATGCTGAAGCAGAAATTTTAGAAACTTTGGGTAAGCATCCACAAATTCCCCAACTGCTAGCTTTTTTTGAAGAAAATCGGCAATTTTCTTTAGTGCAAGAATTTGTGCGAGGGCACGCGATGGACAAAGAGCTAACCTCTGGGAAGCGACTAAAACAAGCTGAAGTTGTGGATATACTCAAAGAAGTTTTACACGTGCTTGTTTTTGTGCATAGCTATGGCGTAATCCATCGAGATATTAAACCTAGTAACTTGATTAGGCGAGAATCAGATCGACATATTGTTTTAATTGACTTTGGTGCTGTTAAGCAAATTCACCCTCAGCAGCAAGAAGCTCAGACCATTTCAATTGGTACTCCTGGTTATGCACCTTCTGAGCAAATGAGTGGTTTGCCAAAACTCAACAGCGATATTTATGCGTTGGGAATTATGGGAATTCAGGGTTTAACTGGAGTAGACCCTAGAGAATTTCGCAGAGATATAAATACTGGTGAAATAATTGTTCAAGGCGAAGCTGATGGCAATCAACAGATTTGGCAACATTGGCGCGAACTAACTGACGCTACAAACGATTTAGTGATTATTTTAAATAGAATGGTACATTTCGACTTTACGCAACGATATCAGTCAACAGCAGAGGTGCTAAAAGCTCTCGAAATTCTTTAGTAATCAATTAGCTCACCCGAATGGGTGAGGAATAAATCAACCGATCGGGCGATCTAAGTGCAGGAAGTTAAGACTGAACAAAAAATGAGAATCTATTATTCAAGAAAGCTAATTGCACTTGACTAGAAATAAAAATAATTTTATGAAACTCTCAATTTTGATAGATTCTGTATTAATTGTCACTTCTATTGCTTTATTGCCTGGAATCGGTGGCGCTCAAACAACTACTAACAATAGTGGCAAACCTGTAGCTATTAACTCCAATAATTTACCCACTTCTTCTACAAAAGTCAGCGACCTCAAACCCATTCATGCTGTATTTATCGCTCATCAAGGAGGAAAAGCTTCTGTTTCCCATTAATCACCATCCCATTAGCAAAAATTACTTTAACCCTTCCAATCTTGGAGGGGTTTTTAGTTGGTGCTGGCTCTAGTGCATTGGTGTCAAGTTAATGTAAAAGCGATTCTAAAATAAGCTTTTATAGGTTGTCTGCTTCTCAGTCAGAGACAGAAAAGGAGGAACGAAGAGATTTTAACTATTAACTAAATACCAACGCTGTAGTGCCAACCGTTGAATTTCACGCCAGGGAATATTATGTTTTCGGGCTAACTCTGCACAATCTTCATATTCTGGTTGCACGTTAGCAATAACTTTTTCTGGTGATTGTCCTTTCCATGCTACTTTGACACGGACTTTGCCATATTCAATTTCCACATGTTGGATTTCCCGTTGTAAAATGGCACGTTGCTGAGTTGTTCGCCGAATACCCAAAGTTGTAGTTTCACGAAATATAACCCTTTCACAACTGAGTAAATTTTCTGGATGACAAATCACAGTCAGCAAAATCCCTGGACGGGACTTTTTCATTGCGATCGCTTGGGTAAAAACATCCACCGCACCAGCAGCAAATAACGCCTCAAATACATAGCCGATCGCTTGGGGATTTAAGTCATCAATTTGGGTTTCTAGTACTGAGATGGTTTCTAAATTTGAGCTACTATCTTCAGAATCGCTGAAATTTGACTGTAAACTTGTGCTTTCGCCCAGCCAGAGGCGTAAAATATTGGGAATGGGTAAATTTATGGTTCCTGCTCCCAGTCCTACCTGCTTGATAGCGATCGCGGGTGGTGAACCAAAGTCTCTTACCAAAGTAGTAGCGATCGCGGCTCCTGTTGGTGTTACCAGTTCTTTATCAATGCCGTTACTATAAACTGGACAACCCCGCATTTCCCACAGTTTTAATACTGCTGGTACTGGTACTGCCATCTGACCATGTGCAGCCCGAACAGTACCGCCACCAGTGGGGAACGCCGAGCAATAAAGTAGGGGCAATCCTTTGTCAGTACTTTCAATTCCCAGCCAATCTAACCCCAGGCAAGTACCCACAATATCTACGATCGCATCTATAGCACCCACTTCATGAAAATGAACTTTTTCAGGAGAAATGCCATGCACTGCCC
Protein-coding sequences here:
- a CDS encoding CHASE2 domain-containing serine/threonine-protein kinase; this encodes MVVNFKSLFRQPVILSSAIATLLLVGIQKLGVFEPLEMKVYDQMMQLRSDPGPDSRLLIVALTEKDIQKWNWPLSSELLDRLLGKLEAYEPRAIGLDIFRDLPVQPGHEKLLQRLQQSDIIIPICKHSGSNNPGIAPPKGVEAERVGFNDVVEDTDATIRRNLLLVSAEESDSCQSTYSFSLQLALKYLEVGNIRLEFTPKKELRLRDTIFKPLQSNAGGYQKADTNGYQVLLNYRSGHQIAQQVSITEVLENQVKPDLVKDRIVLIGSTANSLNDIFNTPFATGKSDNSGKMAGIEIHAHSISQILSAVLNKQPLFWFLPEWGKVLWIWGWTVVGGLLVSRIQHPLGLGLAGATALALLFGGNFVIFTQAGWFPVIPPALGLVFTAGSVLAYSAYQTKQEQQEITQRVQEHQQLIVELQGLLRQRGDALNEAPTVIADSIGQDIALGTLLNNRYKITQGLGYGGFSNTYLADDIQRPGNPQCVVKQLRPPRQDAEYLNVVRRLFDAEAEILETLGKHPQIPQLLAFFEENRQFSLVQEFVRGHAMDKELTSGKRLKQAEVVDILKEVLHVLVFVHSYGVIHRDIKPSNLIRRESDRHIVLIDFGAVKQIHPQQQEAQTISIGTPGYAPSEQMSGLPKLNSDIYALGIMGIQGLTGVDPREFRRDINTGEIIVQGEADGNQQIWQHWRELTDATNDLVIILNRMVHFDFTQRYQSTAEVLKALEIL
- the larC gene encoding nickel pincer cofactor biosynthesis protein LarC gives rise to the protein MNKIAYLQCPTGISGDMCLGALVSLGVPVEYLIEKLNGLGIEQEYQLRAEFVQRNGQQATKVHVDLVRDRHHHDHHGHEHSHHHTRHLPEIEQMILKAGLPSRAEAWSLAVFRQLAVAEGAVHGISPEKVHFHEVGAIDAIVDIVGTCLGLDWLGIESTDKGLPLLYCSAFPTGGGTVRAAHGQMAVPVPAVLKLWEMRGCPVYSNGIDKELVTPTGAAIATTLVRDFGSPPAIAIKQVGLGAGTINLPIPNILRLWLGESTSLQSNFSDSEDSSSNLETISVLETQIDDLNPQAIGYVFEALFAAGAVDVFTQAIAMKKSRPGILLTVICHPENLLSCERVIFRETTTLGIRRTTQQRAILQREIQHVEIEYGKVRVKVAWKGQSPEKVIANVQPEYEDCAELARKHNIPWREIQRLALQRWYLVNS